A single uncultured Methanolobus sp. DNA region contains:
- a CDS encoding hydantoinase/oxoprolinase family protein: protein MMYRLGIDAGGTYTDAVLIRDSDGKILNSNKSLTTYPDLLTGIRNTLDGLDEQYLKDVHYVSVSTTLATNSVLEKTGYPVALILVNNTDIPNRSKIEHFTLVSGGHNSSGNEVCPLDLDSVRDFVLKVKDKVSAFAVSSYFSVRNPDHELRIKEVIAELTGLPVVCGHELSQDLGAYERGVTAYLNARLIPISSHFMEAVSSEMKRRNIDAKLMMLKCDGSVVGISEALKRPIESVFSGPAASLVGAAFLSKSENCTVIDVGGTSTDVSLIYRGVPELSESGAIVGGWQTKVKAIRMETSAMGGDSHVWVRNHLTNIGPRRVIPLCLAAVEYPEITEKLKQNQVILRNQIGENLQPTKFFLRSGLEASDISPAEEELLSRIKDRPLTVTEIYWNENRLPNPGTLDLLIQKRLIKAIGFTPTDALHVLGEYTQWNREASVLGAGILAALSGTEEKEFCLRIKKEVAKNMALNLISFLLEDVSREEIEKVLRGKFFAGFKVDLPVVLLGGPVKAYEKELAEFIDAEIILPEYCDVGNAVGAVAGKGSRKLEVLIKANYTESKYNLKTSSFITFFPGGREEFASYHEALEFGEEIGSKLIMNYMSDAGLDTTDVSIEMHRNDIVTHEGGLPVETRLSFSGIGEAGKNRITEVE, encoded by the coding sequence CTGATGTATAGACTTGGAATAGATGCCGGAGGCACCTATACTGACGCAGTTCTCATCAGAGACTCAGACGGAAAGATACTGAATTCCAACAAATCACTTACAACTTACCCCGACCTTTTAACAGGAATCAGGAATACACTGGACGGACTGGATGAGCAGTATCTAAAAGATGTACATTATGTATCTGTTTCTACAACTCTTGCAACAAATAGCGTCCTGGAAAAAACAGGCTATCCGGTTGCACTCATTCTGGTGAATAACACAGACATTCCCAACAGGTCAAAAATAGAACATTTCACCCTTGTCAGTGGCGGACACAACAGTTCCGGAAACGAAGTTTGTCCTCTTGACCTGGATTCTGTACGGGATTTTGTTCTAAAGGTAAAAGATAAAGTATCAGCATTCGCAGTTTCATCATATTTCAGTGTACGCAATCCCGACCATGAACTGAGGATTAAAGAAGTAATCGCTGAACTCACCGGACTTCCGGTGGTCTGCGGACACGAACTCTCACAGGACCTCGGTGCATACGAAAGAGGAGTCACTGCATATCTCAATGCAAGACTCATACCTATTTCCAGTCATTTCATGGAAGCCGTCAGCTCCGAAATGAAAAGGAGAAATATAGATGCAAAGCTCATGATGCTCAAATGTGACGGCTCGGTTGTAGGAATAAGCGAAGCCCTGAAAAGACCAATCGAATCCGTATTCTCAGGACCGGCAGCAAGTCTTGTTGGAGCAGCTTTCCTCTCCAAAAGTGAGAATTGCACTGTCATAGATGTAGGAGGAACCAGCACCGATGTATCTCTTATATATCGAGGAGTTCCCGAACTAAGCGAATCCGGTGCCATAGTTGGTGGCTGGCAGACAAAGGTCAAGGCCATTCGCATGGAAACATCCGCAATGGGTGGTGACAGCCATGTCTGGGTCAGGAACCACTTAACAAATATCGGACCTCGCAGGGTCATCCCACTCTGCCTCGCTGCTGTTGAATATCCTGAGATAACTGAAAAACTGAAACAGAATCAGGTAATCCTTCGAAACCAGATCGGAGAGAATCTCCAGCCCACAAAATTCTTTTTAAGATCAGGACTTGAAGCTTCTGACATAAGTCCTGCTGAAGAGGAACTGCTTTCAAGAATAAAGGACAGACCTCTCACAGTAACCGAAATTTACTGGAACGAGAACAGGCTTCCAAATCCTGGAACTCTTGACCTTTTGATACAAAAACGACTCATCAAAGCAATTGGTTTCACTCCCACAGATGCGCTTCACGTACTGGGAGAATACACCCAGTGGAACAGGGAAGCCTCAGTTCTGGGAGCAGGTATACTGGCTGCTCTTTCAGGAACTGAAGAAAAGGAGTTTTGTCTGCGGATAAAAAAAGAAGTTGCAAAGAACATGGCATTGAATCTCATCTCATTCCTGCTGGAGGATGTCAGCAGGGAAGAGATAGAAAAAGTTCTCAGAGGAAAGTTCTTTGCAGGATTTAAGGTTGATCTTCCTGTTGTTCTTCTTGGCGGACCTGTGAAAGCCTATGAAAAGGAACTTGCAGAATTCATAGATGCAGAGATTATCCTTCCAGAATACTGCGATGTTGGAAATGCCGTTGGTGCTGTGGCAGGAAAAGGTTCCAGAAAGCTGGAAGTTCTCATTAAGGCGAATTATACCGAATCGAAATACAATCTCAAAACATCTTCTTTTATTACTTTCTTCCCCGGAGGCAGGGAAGAATTTGCATCTTACCATGAAGCGCTTGAATTCGGGGAAGAGATTGGCAGCAAACTCATAATGAACTACATGAGTGATGCCGGACTGGACACCACGGATGTCAGCATTGAGATGCATCGCAATGATATAGTTACACATGAAGGCGGACTTCCTGTGGAAACAAGACTCAGTTTTTCCGGCATCGGAGAGGCAGGGAAGAACAGGATAACGGAGGTAGAATAA
- a CDS encoding hydantoinase/oxoprolinase family protein encodes MSYSLGIDAGGTYTDAVLLDDENETIIESSKSLTSYPDPLGGIRGAIEGLDPDRLKEVKVVSVSTTLSTNSILEGTGSPVALILIGNFDIKEELPTNHYLQVKGGHDHNGIETNPLDTESIKNFVLKVKDKVSAFAISSYFSVRNHDHELCAKDIITELTGLPAVCSYELSQDLGAFERAVTAFLNAQLIPVTERFMTTVEAEIKSRGIDAKVFMLKCDGSVIGIQSALKKPIESIFSGPAGSLVGASFLAKSESCAVIDVGGTSTDISVIYNGVPEMSDAGAVVGGWKTRVKAIKMETSAMGGDSHVWVKGKDINIGPRRVIPLCRAAVLYPDFLEQLKANPMPSKIRLGINYQPTKFYIRTDYEAMEASPEEMEVLGAVKKEPTSTTEIFNRIRKFPASKIFDSLIQKRLLQPIGFTLTDALHVLGEYTERNVEAANVGADMLGSIVDMDRHEFARYIKREFAKNMACDLVSFFLDGVEKSEIRKIFDIQSPAKFKIEVPVVLIGGPVSAFVKEMREILDAEIILPEYSNVGNAAGALAAKGIRRFEVLIRPASMAAPDWEFLVFSEHGRSNFYEYQEALDYAVNLGETTVLSYMKDAGLDSNHIKIDVKKEEVIPQGWKTPMETKLVILGVGNRNTEQECC; translated from the coding sequence ATGAGTTACAGTCTTGGCATAGATGCAGGAGGAACATACACCGATGCAGTCCTTCTTGATGATGAAAATGAGACCATAATTGAGTCAAGTAAATCTCTTACAAGCTACCCGGACCCTCTTGGAGGGATCCGTGGAGCCATTGAAGGACTTGATCCTGACAGGCTCAAAGAAGTGAAAGTGGTTTCAGTATCGACCACCCTTTCAACAAACAGCATTCTTGAAGGAACCGGATCACCTGTAGCACTTATACTCATCGGGAACTTCGACATCAAGGAAGAACTTCCAACCAACCATTATTTGCAGGTAAAAGGAGGTCACGACCATAACGGAATCGAAACTAATCCACTTGATACTGAATCCATAAAAAATTTCGTCCTCAAAGTAAAAGATAAGGTATCAGCATTTGCGATCTCATCCTATTTCAGCGTTAGGAACCACGACCACGAACTCTGTGCCAAGGATATAATTACAGAACTCACCGGACTTCCCGCAGTTTGCAGCTATGAACTCTCACAGGATCTCGGCGCATTTGAAAGAGCAGTTACAGCATTCTTAAACGCTCAACTGATACCTGTAACTGAGAGATTCATGACAACAGTTGAAGCTGAAATTAAATCAAGAGGAATTGACGCAAAAGTATTCATGCTCAAATGCGACGGCTCTGTAATCGGCATCCAGAGTGCCCTGAAAAAACCAATCGAATCCATATTTTCAGGCCCTGCAGGAAGTCTTGTGGGTGCATCGTTCCTTGCAAAAAGTGAGTCATGTGCCGTTATCGATGTTGGAGGTACCAGCACCGATATCTCAGTTATCTACAATGGAGTGCCGGAAATGAGTGATGCAGGTGCTGTTGTAGGTGGATGGAAAACAAGGGTCAAAGCCATAAAAATGGAAACATCCGCCATGGGAGGAGACAGCCACGTATGGGTCAAGGGAAAAGACATCAACATCGGTCCAAGAAGAGTTATTCCACTCTGCAGGGCTGCTGTACTCTATCCTGATTTCCTTGAGCAGCTCAAAGCAAACCCCATGCCATCAAAAATAAGACTTGGTATCAATTACCAGCCAACCAAATTCTACATCAGAACAGATTACGAGGCAATGGAAGCAAGTCCTGAAGAAATGGAAGTCCTTGGAGCCGTAAAGAAAGAACCAACATCAACAACCGAGATCTTCAACCGCATCAGGAAATTCCCTGCAAGTAAGATATTTGACAGCCTTATCCAGAAAAGACTGCTGCAACCTATCGGATTTACACTCACCGACGCACTTCATGTACTTGGAGAATACACAGAAAGGAATGTGGAAGCAGCTAACGTTGGCGCTGACATGCTAGGTTCTATCGTTGATATGGACAGACATGAGTTTGCCAGGTATATCAAGAGAGAATTTGCAAAGAACATGGCGTGTGACCTTGTTTCATTCTTCCTTGACGGAGTTGAGAAATCTGAGATCAGAAAGATATTCGACATCCAGTCACCTGCTAAATTCAAGATAGAGGTCCCTGTTGTATTAATAGGTGGACCTGTGAGTGCTTTTGTTAAAGAGATGCGGGAAATACTCGATGCAGAAATAATACTTCCTGAATACTCAAATGTTGGAAACGCTGCCGGTGCGCTTGCTGCTAAAGGCATCAGAAGATTTGAAGTCCTCATCAGACCTGCATCAATGGCTGCACCTGACTGGGAGTTCCTTGTATTTTCCGAACATGGAAGAAGCAATTTCTATGAATATCAGGAAGCTCTGGACTATGCAGTCAATCTGGGAGAGACTACTGTATTGAGTTACATGAAGGATGCAGGGCTTGATTCCAACCACATAAAAATAGATGTGAAAAAGGAAGAAGTAATTCCTCAGGGCTGGAAAACTCCAATGGAAACAAAGCTCGTAATCCTTGGAGTTGGGAACAGGAATACAGAACAGGAGTGTTGTTAA
- the mtbC gene encoding dimethylamine corrinoid protein MtbC — MSNEEMFKELADAVVTCKKDVVTAAVEKAKGEGIPAPEIIEKGLAAGMNEVGVLFERGKLFLPHVMMAAGAMEAGVKLLEADLPADAVSNKLGVIVNGTVEGDVHDIGKSIVSTMLQSAGFEVHDIGRDVPLQDFIDKIKETNADMVGLSALMTTTLQGQKDVIEMLKEQGMRDSIKVMVGGAPATQNWADKIGADCYAENASEAVLRAKELLL, encoded by the coding sequence ATGAGCAATGAAGAAATGTTCAAAGAACTCGCAGATGCTGTTGTCACATGCAAGAAAGATGTTGTCACAGCAGCCGTTGAGAAGGCAAAGGGCGAAGGCATCCCTGCACCAGAGATCATTGAAAAGGGTCTTGCAGCAGGAATGAACGAAGTCGGTGTTCTTTTTGAAAGAGGTAAGTTATTCCTTCCTCACGTAATGATGGCAGCAGGCGCAATGGAAGCAGGTGTAAAGCTCCTTGAAGCAGACCTTCCTGCAGACGCTGTAAGCAATAAACTCGGCGTGATCGTAAACGGTACCGTTGAGGGAGACGTCCACGACATCGGTAAGTCCATTGTATCAACCATGCTTCAGTCCGCTGGTTTTGAAGTCCACGACATCGGAAGAGATGTTCCACTCCAGGACTTCATTGACAAGATAAAAGAGACAAACGCAGACATGGTCGGCCTTTCAGCACTTATGACAACCACTCTCCAGGGACAGAAGGATGTCATTGAGATGCTCAAGGAACAGGGCATGAGAGACAGCATCAAGGTAATGGTCGGCGGTGCACCTGCAACCCAGAACTGGGCCGACAAGATCGGTGCAGACTGCTATGCAGAGAATGCAAGTGAAGCAGTCCTGAGAGCAAAGGAACTCCTGCTCTAA
- a CDS encoding B12-binding domain-containing protein, with the protein MATKEEIIAKAKAAILDFDEEAAEEAAQEGLAADVDPVDLIQDGFTAGMNEVGDQFEAGTVFLPHVIAASEAMSAGVAILTPALEAKGAETASRGTIVIGTIEGDIHSIGKDIVATMLKIAGFKVVDLGRDVAISKYVEAVKANKAHVVGSSALMTTTMVSQIQIEEQLKEAGIRDSVKTMVGGAPVTQDWATKIGADIYGENATDVVSKLNAMF; encoded by the coding sequence ATGGCAACAAAAGAAGAGATTATTGCAAAAGCAAAAGCAGCTATTTTAGATTTCGATGAAGAAGCAGCAGAAGAAGCAGCACAGGAAGGTCTTGCTGCAGACGTAGATCCAGTAGATCTTATCCAGGATGGTTTCACAGCAGGAATGAACGAAGTTGGTGACCAGTTCGAAGCAGGTACCGTATTCCTTCCACACGTCATTGCAGCATCAGAGGCAATGAGTGCAGGAGTAGCAATCCTTACACCAGCTCTTGAAGCAAAGGGTGCAGAAACAGCAAGCAGAGGTACAATCGTTATCGGTACAATCGAGGGAGATATCCACTCAATCGGTAAGGACATTGTAGCAACAATGCTTAAGATCGCAGGTTTCAAGGTTGTAGACCTTGGAAGGGATGTTGCTATCAGCAAGTATGTCGAAGCTGTAAAAGCAAACAAAGCTCATGTAGTTGGTTCATCTGCTCTTATGACCACAACAATGGTCAGCCAGATCCAGATCGAAGAACAGCTCAAAGAAGCAGGTATCCGCGACTCTGTTAAGACAATGGTTGGCGGTGCACCTGTAACACAGGACTGGGCAACAAAGATCGGAGCAGACATCTACGGCGAGAACGCTACAGATGTAGTTTCCAAGCTTAACGCTATGTTCTAA
- a CDS encoding PAS domain-containing protein, whose translation MNASSGVMNISTNRPGKTNAGEGSTVTSIPIDKKLEAVYNSSPVISFIWKAEGEWPVESVSGNITRLGYTPEDFLSGKLLYGNIVHPDDLDRIHLEVKKHSEKKNTSYFSLNYRVLTKDGDVRWVTERSFIKRDENGAITHFQGIIIDNTELEKTERELLETGKKYQIIFESSPVGIIYFDENGIITHCNKAFSDILGAPVKKIAGFSILSSLNDENLKSAVDLVFLGNPGYYEGEYFSAITGKKLTVKASFTPVLDNDGSLIGGIGIMEDVELSKKAQEIINLNEMRLEALLKLYQMQDSPMSEISEYSIEKAVKLTNSNIGYLEFLNENENVLETYHWPYDSREYYSEEPFVHPVRSTGFWGEAIRERKAVIVNRDYDTERVDEIYPGTKEKMLRHITVPVFDNDQIVAVAGVANKKSDYDESDVRQLTLLMEGMWKLVQYKQTTEILYEALRMRRVLESIMSSSPAIVFLWKPEQDWPVEFVSDNITQFGYTVNDFITGKIIYGDIIHPSDLQRVRNEVDRASREGFSDFSQEYRILTKSGEVRWVDERTMLHYDQRGMVDYLQGIIVDITERKQANNFMRVECDLDNVLGDTGSLEDTFDRLLDFTLEAKAIDSGIMYVVDKLTGEFDAVSYRGLSDSFVESLSHFKPNTLMARMFTTGFPVYKYFTEINMMLPASKLDYEGLQAMAFIPIKHNDELVAAMVLGSHSELEVPASSRNLIETIANQVGIVISRMKKDSGLQKSKTHMNSLLNVLDEIVFIMDLQGSILHVNSSLTDTLNYTVKDLEMKDFLMLYPEGWEDDVLSTLDEIMSGKSSTSEIPLISKEGTIVPVKSKFTIGDWGGQDVLISISSLIKEPGV comes from the coding sequence ATGAATGCAAGTTCAGGAGTGATGAATATTTCAACTAACAGACCAGGAAAGACCAATGCCGGGGAAGGGAGCACAGTTACTTCTATTCCTATTGACAAAAAACTGGAAGCTGTTTACAACAGCAGTCCTGTCATCTCTTTCATCTGGAAAGCAGAGGGTGAATGGCCTGTGGAATCAGTCTCAGGTAACATCACACGTCTTGGTTACACTCCTGAGGATTTCCTTTCAGGAAAATTGCTCTATGGTAATATAGTTCATCCTGACGATCTTGACAGGATCCACCTGGAAGTCAAAAAGCATTCTGAGAAAAAGAATACTTCATATTTTTCTCTTAATTACCGCGTTCTCACCAAAGATGGTGATGTTCGCTGGGTCACAGAGAGGTCTTTCATTAAAAGAGACGAAAATGGTGCGATCACTCATTTCCAGGGTATAATCATCGACAACACAGAGCTTGAAAAGACCGAGCGTGAGTTACTGGAAACCGGAAAGAAGTACCAGATCATCTTTGAAAGTTCACCAGTTGGCATAATTTACTTTGATGAGAACGGGATAATCACTCACTGCAACAAGGCATTTTCAGATATATTAGGGGCACCTGTAAAGAAAATAGCAGGTTTCAGTATTCTCTCCTCACTGAATGATGAAAATCTGAAAAGTGCAGTTGACCTTGTTTTCCTTGGAAATCCCGGATACTATGAAGGTGAGTATTTCTCTGCCATAACCGGGAAAAAACTTACAGTTAAAGCCAGTTTCACTCCTGTGCTCGATAATGACGGCTCACTGATCGGTGGTATTGGCATCATGGAAGATGTTGAACTTAGCAAAAAGGCTCAGGAGATCATAAATCTTAATGAGATGCGTCTTGAAGCTCTCCTGAAACTCTACCAGATGCAGGATTCCCCAATGAGTGAAATATCGGAATATTCCATTGAAAAGGCAGTCAAGCTCACTAATAGTAACATTGGCTATCTTGAATTCCTCAACGAGAATGAAAATGTTCTTGAAACATATCATTGGCCTTATGATTCCCGTGAATACTATTCAGAAGAACCATTTGTGCACCCGGTTCGATCAACAGGTTTCTGGGGCGAAGCCATAAGGGAGCGTAAGGCTGTTATTGTGAACAGGGATTATGACACAGAGCGTGTGGATGAGATATATCCCGGAACAAAAGAGAAAATGCTCCGTCACATAACCGTTCCTGTTTTTGATAATGACCAGATAGTTGCTGTTGCAGGCGTAGCCAACAAAAAAAGCGATTATGACGAGTCTGATGTCAGGCAGCTTACACTTTTGATGGAAGGGATGTGGAAACTTGTACAGTACAAGCAGACAACCGAGATCCTCTATGAAGCATTAAGGATGCGCAGAGTGCTGGAATCTATCATGAGTTCAAGTCCTGCAATTGTTTTCCTGTGGAAACCAGAACAGGACTGGCCAGTAGAGTTCGTATCTGATAACATTACGCAGTTTGGTTATACTGTTAATGATTTCATAACAGGTAAGATTATCTATGGAGATATCATCCATCCTTCTGATCTGCAGAGGGTCAGGAATGAAGTTGACAGAGCTTCAAGAGAAGGTTTCTCAGACTTCAGCCAGGAATACAGGATCCTTACAAAATCAGGTGAGGTCAGGTGGGTTGATGAAAGGACCATGCTGCATTATGACCAGAGAGGCATGGTAGATTATCTTCAGGGTATCATTGTTGACATAACCGAACGCAAGCAAGCTAATAATTTCATGCGTGTGGAATGTGACCTGGATAATGTTCTTGGTGATACCGGCAGCCTTGAAGATACATTTGACAGGCTCCTTGATTTTACCCTTGAAGCCAAAGCAATAGATTCAGGCATCATGTATGTGGTGGATAAGCTCACCGGTGAGTTTGATGCTGTATCATATCGCGGGCTTTCTGATAGTTTTGTTGAATCTCTATCTCATTTTAAGCCAAATACACTTATGGCCCGCATGTTCACTACAGGCTTCCCCGTCTACAAATACTTCACTGAGATCAACATGATGCTTCCGGCATCAAAGCTTGATTATGAAGGGTTGCAGGCAATGGCTTTCATTCCTATAAAGCACAATGATGAACTGGTTGCGGCCATGGTGCTTGGTTCTCATTCCGAACTTGAGGTTCCTGCCAGTTCAAGGAATCTTATAGAAACCATTGCAAATCAGGTTGGGATAGTTATCTCCAGAATGAAGAAGGATTCAGGATTGCAGAAAAGCAAGACCCATATGAACTCACTTCTCAATGTACTTGATGAAATAGTCTTCATCATGGATCTGCAGGGAAGTATTCTCCATGTGAACTCTTCACTGACTGATACTCTGAACTATACGGTAAAAGACCTTGAAATGAAAGATTTCCTTATGCTTTATCCTGAAGGCTGGGAAGATGATGTCCTTTCAACTCTCGATGAAATAATGTCAGGCAAGTCCTCTACTTCCGAGATACCATTGATAAGTAAAGAAGGCACAATTGTGCCGGTAAAATCAAAATTCACAATAGGGGACTGGGGAGGACAGGATGTCCTCATATCCATTTCTTCTCTTATAAAAGAGCCAGGAGTTTAA
- a CDS encoding DMT family transporter, protein MDLKALKKQEHQKRVKYGYMWALFCAVLWGMWYIPGTTVWVLNPFDEMYGEIAAGSGDGMALVIVAVLITAFNALTVMLALTVWNGALGKFGEMKRTVKEFHPCSKWFFLASIFGGPMAILGSFIAMGFVGGAFAAVAALMYPVVGSILAQKWYGEKISRRAYLGIAFIIVGGVTIFGGGLLTELGSGNVAWIGYLGGLMAAAGWGIEGAIAGKGLDIAEPDVGLTLRFLGENIIWWIIIVPILAIVGFPMFKYAFMAFEPLTLLVLVFAGITFGFCYVTWYKSFPLIGVGRGQGIGNLYGLFAVIFIFLFFGDVPAWTILLGGALCLGGSSIMFSEDTGEMESLRGD, encoded by the coding sequence TTGGATCTAAAAGCTTTAAAAAAGCAGGAACACCAGAAGAGGGTCAAGTATGGTTACATGTGGGCTCTTTTCTGTGCAGTTCTATGGGGAATGTGGTATATCCCCGGTACAACAGTATGGGTACTTAACCCATTCGATGAAATGTATGGCGAGATCGCTGCAGGAAGCGGCGATGGTATGGCACTGGTAATAGTGGCCGTGCTGATCACAGCATTTAATGCATTAACAGTTATGCTGGCTCTTACCGTCTGGAACGGTGCTCTTGGTAAGTTCGGTGAAATGAAGAGAACAGTGAAGGAATTCCATCCATGTTCAAAGTGGTTCTTCCTGGCATCTATTTTCGGTGGTCCAATGGCCATTCTGGGTTCTTTTATCGCCATGGGATTTGTTGGCGGTGCTTTTGCAGCGGTTGCAGCTCTTATGTATCCTGTTGTAGGTTCTATTCTTGCCCAGAAATGGTATGGTGAGAAGATCTCAAGGAGAGCTTATCTTGGTATTGCTTTCATTATTGTGGGTGGTGTCACAATTTTCGGTGGTGGACTGCTTACTGAACTTGGAAGCGGAAACGTTGCATGGATTGGTTACCTTGGTGGTCTTATGGCAGCAGCCGGATGGGGTATTGAAGGTGCTATAGCAGGTAAGGGTCTTGATATCGCAGAACCTGATGTAGGTCTTACACTGAGGTTCCTTGGTGAGAACATCATCTGGTGGATCATTATCGTCCCTATACTGGCAATTGTCGGTTTCCCAATGTTCAAGTACGCATTCATGGCATTTGAGCCACTCACACTTCTGGTACTTGTCTTTGCAGGTATAACATTTGGTTTCTGTTACGTTACCTGGTACAAGTCTTTCCCGCTGATCGGTGTTGGAAGAGGACAGGGTATCGGTAACCTGTACGGTCTGTTCGCTGTAATATTCATCTTCCTTTTCTTCGGAGATGTCCCTGCATGGACTATCCTTCTTGGAGGAGCACTCTGTCTTGGAGGCAGTTCTATCATGTTCTCTGAAGACACCGGTGAAATGGAATCTTTGAGAGGTGACTGA